The Oncorhynchus gorbuscha isolate QuinsamMale2020 ecotype Even-year linkage group LG08, OgorEven_v1.0, whole genome shotgun sequence DNA window cttttaaaatgataaacttggattagctaacacaacgtgccattggaacacaggagtgatggttgctgataatgggcctttgtaCTCCTATGTAGGTATTCCatgaaaaatctgctgtttctagctacaatagtaatttccaagatgaacaatgtctacactgtatttctgatcaattttgttattttaattaacaaaaaatagcttttctttcattaacatttctaagtgacccaaactttAAGGGTAgtagtcatggccaaaagttttgagaatgacacaaatattaattttctcaaagtctgctgcctcagtttgtatgatgggaatttgcatatactccagaatgttatgaagagtgatcagatgaattgcaattaattgcaaagtccctatttgccatgcaaatgaactgaatcccaaaaCAAACATTTCCACTGAATTTCAGCCCttccacaaaaggaccagctgacatcacgtcagtgattctcttgttaatacaggtgtgagtgttcacgaagacaaggctggagatctgtcatcctgagaccattcatgtgtggggttgcttctcagccaagggagtgggctctcTTACAGTTTTGCCTAAGATCACAGCcgtgaataaagaatggtaccaacacatcctctgagaacaacttctcccaaccatcgcaaccatccaggaacagtttggtgacgaacaatgcctttcccagcatgatggagcatcttgccataaggcaaaagtgaaaaggctcggggaacaaaaaaaactattatattttgggtccatggccaggaaactccccagaccttaatcccattgagaatttgtggtcaatcctcaagaggcgagtggacaaacaaaaacccacaaattctgacaaactccaagcattgattatggaagaatgggctgccatcagtcaggatgtggcccggaagttaattgacagcatgccatcagtcaggatgtggctcagaagttaattgacagcatgccatcagtcaggatgtggctcataagttaattgacagcatgccatcagtcaggatgtggctcagaagttaattgacagcatgccatcagtcaggatgtggctcagcatgccatcagtcagttaattgacagcatgccatcagtcaggatgtggcccagaagttaattgacagcatgccatcagtcaggatgtggcccagaagttaattgacagcatgccatcagtcaggatgtggctcagaagttaattgacagcatgccatcagtcaggatgtggctcagaagttaattgacagcatgccatcagtcaggattaattgacagcatgccatcagtcaggatgtggctcagaagttaattgacagcatgccatcagtcaggatgtggctcagaagttaattgacagcatgccatcagtcaggatgtggctcagaagttaattgacagcatgccatcagtcaggatgtggctcagaagttaattgacagcatgccatcagtcaggatgtggcccagaagttaattgacagcatgccatcagtcaggatgtggcccagaagttaattggcaGCATGCCAGggaggattgcagaggtcttgaaaaaggggcaacactgcaaatattgccTCTTTGCACCAACTTCATGGAATTGTCAATAAaggcctttgacacttatgaaatgcttgtaattatacttcagtattccatagtaacatctaacAAATATCTAgtcactgaagcagcaaactttgtggaaattaatatttgtgtcactcAACTTTTTCCCacgattgtatatatatatatacacgcatGAGTGTTCATGAGAAACCAAAGCTGGGTACCATGTCTGACAAACTAATAAAACCTATTACTTTGTAGATATACATCAATACAATTATTACAAAAGATAGCTTGTGAAAAAGGGTACACTTTATTTCAAGAAGATAAGCCAAAGCCGTTGGCCAATTCATTGaacaacaaccaaaacaaatgTGAATTTGACCTCAGTGTTTGGTTTGGTTAGATTGCAATTTATGAGCAGGACGGCAAATAAAAAAGGTGATTTTATTATTTCAGAAACCTGTAATCTCCTAGAAATACTTCAAGAACTGGTTATGGTTTGGTTAACAGTTCAACTACAAGGTAAACAGTAGTAGTAATTTAGCGTAATTCATTTAACACTTGTTTTATCAAAGGAACGTAAAGCACATTTTCATACAAGATTGTTTTGTACAAAAATTCTCAACTGAATTCAGTTTTATCTACAGTCACTGCTTAGGTTTCTTGAACGTTgaggggttgggagagagagtgtgtgtttgctgGCAGGAATGGAAAGTGCATGCCTTCTCCAAATCTGAGGGGAGAATAGGAGAACAGGTTTTAGCTTCAGATGCAGATATGTCCTTTATACAGTGTGTATGCACATGTGTGTGTAAGGTTGTCACGTAACTCTACCTGAGGTATTGTCGGAGCACTCCCTGAGCGATTGCATGGCGATCATGTACTCTTTCCCAAGGAAATCCTGGAATTTGGTGCCGCTTGGGATCTCCTGGAGACACTTTGTGGAATCCTTGAAGAGCAAGTTCTTTCCTAAATCTGTCTGGAACATATTAAATGAGGAATCGCTGCCCCTTGAGCCGAACCTGGCCTAAACACAGGGAGAAAATATTTACTTGGTGGTTAAATCAATGATAAACCTTTAATTATATTTTAGACTATTCTTACACTAAATGTGTATTTAATAGACCCCCCCCCAATGAACcaaaactgatcttagatcagcttGGGTATCATGGGTGGAAATGGGCCACAGTATGCACAGGCTTATGTGCCAGTGGGTTAGTGCTGGGCTGAGACAAAACCTTAAACTCTGTATCCCTCTAGTACTAGAGTTGCTCATCCTTTGGCTAAACTGACTAAGGAGTTGTCTTAAGCAGAAACAGATCTGGCTATAAGTCTTAACACCCACCTGCTGCTCCTGAAGGATGGACACAACCTCTCCACGGGACTCTGGGCGTGTTATCACAGCATGGGCGGGCACCTTGGCCAGGTGGCACTCACGGAAATTTGTGACTGGCTGGGTAGTACCATCCTGGCAGAGTAGTTCAAAGTCAGAGGACGACAGGTTCTGTGCCCAAACTGGACCACTACCTACAGGGAAGgatggatagataggagagagttGAAGACTTTGTTTTCAGATACAGAGAGCCATAGAAAGTGTATGAGAGAAATAACGATGAGTTGAGATTCATCTCTAGGAGTGAGAGGAGtgaagcagaggagagagagttgaaaaTAGGGCAGCAGAACATCTGTATGTGGATCAGAAACACACTTACCATCAGTCATCTCTGGTACAATAGTGTGTTTAATGAAGGCAacctctccagcatcttcaacCAGACATCTGGAAGGATATATCAAGACAGACcattagatatatagatatataaaaGAGTGAGAAATATACTATAGGCCAacaaatacattttgttttgtaGTCCGCCATCACAATTAGAAAGATCGTGGTGAAGGACTCAACTATCAGCTCCACTATTGAATCCACCGTTGTGGTGGCGCTCCATACCTGAATGCTCCGCTATAGCCGTAGTACTGCTCTTCAGAGCTGGCTTTGCACTTGGCCCTATCTCCTCCCACGGACTGCCCACTGCCCTTACACTTGGCACAGAAGGGAGAGTTCACCTCAAATCCAGGAGCACAGCCCTGACTGAAGTATGTGGCTGAATTCAGGAAGGAGACACCGTATGAGATATACTACATTCATAGATATACCAGGACATAAGTATAGAAtgacacattataaacacacacacacagctgctcaCTCACTGAAGTCGCAGTTGTCAGTCTTCTTATGGATAAGACCCATGGGTATGTTCCAGCCTGCGGTCCTGCCCAAGCCGGTGTGGCATGACCTCCTGCCCTGCAGGGTGTTCCAGGTCAACCCAGATCCCCTCTTTACCACCGCCACCGCAAAGTAGGATGACGCCTCTGAGAGGACACAGACGGAAGAGGTGAAAGAGAAAGTCCAGCACTAGGCTTGATCGGGGTCCGGGAAGCCGGCCCAATAAATCTTACTGTAGCATTATAGTATGGTGTGTGTTTGGTGAGGGAGCAGGTGTAAGCATGTGTACTTACCACCAGGGTCGCTGCACcgaactgtgaggagagagagaaaaatcagCATGTTAACATTGTTGAGGCAGAgcaggagaggatagaaagagagaggggaaaacacATCAatgatatatgtgtgtgtgtgcgcgcgtcatACCTGCATcatactgctccaccatgacaggGACCAGACCACATTTTCCAGCAGTGAACACCTCCCCACCATCCACCGCTATGGCATCTGCCTCTTTACGCTGTGGAAAGAGGAAACAAAATAGAAATAGCGGAAAGAATGAAGATTAGATTAAGGGAATTACTTGCGAAAGGACAAACTATAAAGTGCACATAGCACCTTGTTAATGTTTTTTATCCACCCCCATCCTCTAGtaataatatgatatataattagcagacgctcttctccaaagcgacttagtcatgagTGTATAAATTGTTTACCTATGGGTGGTCCCTTGAAACGAACCCACTATCatgtcatgctctaccaacagagcTAGCGAGGACACAGAGGACATCTCTTCTCCCATAGCCTTACCATGATCTTCTTGATGCATTCATCCACTGTGGGTGCGTCCTGGCATTCGATCCTGGAGTCACCATCTGTGAAGCTGTTGATTGTCCAGGAGTCACACTTGACCTTCTCGTTATGGCCCACGGCACACCATTTGATGGCCCTGGAGGTGGCACCTGTGGCCTGCGCTGAAAAGCAAATTTTGGGGCGATAGCAATGACCTAACAGtctgagacgtgtgtgtgtgtgtgtgtgcttgtacaagtatgtgtgtgtgcatgcatgtgtggcCTCACCTTGTGTCAGGGAGCGTATAGTGCTCATGTACTCAGCTCCCAGGTAGAGGAAGGAGTCAGTGGTCATTGGCAGCTGTACTAGTTGCTGAGTGGAGTCCTTGAACATCAGGTTCTTGGCAGCATAACCATCGGAGGAGAACAGGTTGAAGTCCTGTTGGGGCACAAATGAGTGAACACACATTCTTGTGTGATGTTGTTCATCCTGGTCAGTGTCAGTTGTGATGTTTAGGGCCAAGAGTTTATCCTGAACATGTGACCTGAGGTAGAAACACTCTGGGCCCCAAGGTCACATGGTCAGAAAAGTCTCCAGGGCCCTTACTCAGAAAAATCTCAGCATAGGAATGCTAATTTGGGAcgtggggcctcatttatcaagCGAGTGTTAATGTCTCACTAAATTCTGGTGTACGTGGAGCTTCTAGGATTTGTGTGTGCAACAAAGTATTTAGATTTATCAAACATATGGCACATACACTATAATTGTGTGTTCGTGAACAAGTGTTACAACCCCGCCTGGAAATACCCTCTTCGCCTATGATGGTAACAGAAACACCCTCATTTGCTGTATGATTTGAAGATGTTGGAACTGGGCCATGGCCGTTTTTAAAAGCACAATGGCAAATTTGATCACATTTCTGTACAGTTGTGGGGAGAATGTTTAAAACTTCTGGTGTGAAAAATTCATGCCACCTATAGCGATAGTCAAACAATGGACGAGCATTCTGCGAGACTGATTGTTCAATAAACAATGGAAAAGTAAATGCTGAAAAAACTTGCTAAATGATACCCATGGTCATATTCATAATGCTCTATAAGGctcaactgatcctagatcagtactcaGGTGACAGCGATGACAGTAATGTCCAGTACCTTGAGGGCCATCAGCTTGCTGTAGATGTGATTGGCCAGATTGGTGTCCTTGCGGCTGACCACAGCGTGGGCGGGTACTCTGGCCAGGTGGCAGGTCTTGTAGCTGTCGATGGGAGCTCTGGTGTTGTCCTTGCACAGCAACTCATAGCTTGCCTTCTCTGCGGCTGCAAGCAGGTAATAGGAGGTTGTATAGTAGGTGACGTGTGAGTGGTTTGAACATTTACACTGTAAGCATTAACATAGTTTTGCCACAATTGCAATTCTAGATCCAGAGTTTTTGCATTTTACAGTTGAAATTCAATATCGGTATGCTAGCTAATGCTTTAAAAACTCACCAGGTACAGTCAGGTGCTTGATGAAGGCAACCTCTCCTGCTCCATCCTTCAGGCACCTCGTGAGGCGAAAATACACACAGTTAGTGACCAATCCAGAGCaggtagagggagatagagagtaCTGATAGAAGGAGAAAGGATACACATATCTGCAGATTCCAAATAGGGTAGATTGAGAGGTATGGGTGTACAGAGCATGGAGTTATTAAGAGATGGTAAGGGGTAGGAAAAGACTGGTACTCACTGGAAGGCCCCGGCATAGTCATAGTAGGGCTCCTTGTGAGATCTGGAGCAGTCTCCCTTACACAACTGGCACAGTTTAGAATCCGTATTGGCTCCTGGAGCACAGCTGGCATTGAAGAAGTCGCTCACCGCTgccaaacaaatacacacacgcagACTATGAAAACCCTATGACTGGATTAAGCATACCAGCACACAGTCCATGTACGCTATATTCAGAACGTACAACATATACAACACATATTTAACTTACTGACAGAGAGGAATAAAACAACAATCCAAATATTCCCCACTGGGTAACAATTGACTACAGCAACTGTTtgggccagcagcataccaccttgCATCCCACTGATGGCTTGCCACTGAAGCTAAGCAGAGTTGGTCCTGATCAGTCCCTGGAtgagagaccagatgctgctggaagtggtgttggagggccagtaggaagcaccctttcctctggtctaaataaATATCCAAATGATTGGAGACATTGCTCTGTGTATGGTgcagtctttcagatgggacgttaaaacgggtgtcctgactgtGGTCACTATAGATCCCGTcacacttatcataagagtagaggtgttaaccccggtgtcctggctaaattcccaatctgtccTTCatagtcacctaatcatccccagcttacaattggctcattaatctcccctgtaactattccccaggttttgctctaaatgagaatgtgttcagtcaacttacctggtaaaataagggttaaataaaataaaagataaCTATCAAGTTTGAGATGTTGATTATTACGCATAATAGTCCCTGCTAGATTAATGAAATTAATAAACTACCCAAAAGCACTGCAGCCACTCACCCGACTCCACAGGTCTGTCCTCGATGCCGGCCCATTGAATCTGTCTCTCAGTCACCAGGGTACCGATGGGAATGTTCCAGCCTGCAGATTTGCCCAACCCGGTGTGGCAGGACTTCTTGCCACGGAGTTGGCGGAACCCAAATGTAGTGCCCTTTTTGGCCACGGCCACAGCATAATAGCAGGTGTCAGAGTCTGATGGACAGGAGAGGAGCCATCAATACAGTGTTCAGAAACCAGATTCAGACAGAAACCATTTGATCCGATTCAAAGTGCAGACTTTCTGTTGGCCCATCTTTGCAACTGAAGTGCTAAGGGCCATTGTATACCCAGTCTCTTCCATTCACTAATAGACATAGATTCAACATTTCTCTAAGCCTTATAAAGAACAATATGTATAACATATTCAATTTAACAGAAAAAGTTGAGGAAGTCTTGAACTTGGTCTTGAGATGCTTACCCTCACCATAGTCCTCTGCAATGATGGGCTGCAGGTTGTAGTTGTGGAGGCCAGCTATGTAAATATCTCCTCCATCCAGAGTGATAGCATCAGCCTCTTCCCTctggcagggagaaagagagacatccgtgaaggagaaagagagacatccgtgaaggagaaagagagacatccgtgaaggagaaagagagaaaacactCCAACAATAGACCTGCATCTCACAAGGTTGTTGATGCAATTAATGCGCATGTGCCATGTGCGTAACGATGCAACGCCATTGAGTTTTGTATTCACGGACCTTGCTGGCGCAAAAGTAAAACGCACAAGAACACGAAACAAGTCAGAAATGACAAAAGTCACATTAAAATACTGTTGTTTAATAGTAGAGATTCTGATATAAGTAGTTAGTCTCTCACCTTGATGGCTTGGATGCATTGAAAAGAGTCGTCCCTCCTCACGCATGAAAAATCCGCCACCCTGGCTGCGAGGTCGTGGCATTTATTCAGCTCTTTTTCCGACTTTACGCACCATCTAACCATTCCCTCAGCTGGGGCAGCATACACCGTAGCTGAGGACAGAATAAATGCTATGGTAAAATTGAGAAATATAAATTAAAGCAATCCATGTCTATTGATATTTTTCAATGCGTAATTGTCTTTGCATGTATAAACCCACTTACCGAGGCACCCCAGCAGCGCTGAGACGAGAAGCAGTTTCATGTTCTCGAAGTCTCCAAGTCAACAATTCCCGGAGTGAAAAAGCAGGCCGTTTTAGAAGGCAACTCTGGCTTTTATAGAAAACCAATAGGCTGGGATCCACGGTGGGCTGACTTAGCTGAAAAGAGGCcatagtttgtttagtgtttcccAATATGTTACATGGCGCGTTTAATTGTTCACAGGCGGGGTGAGCGCGCGTTGCTCACtccctgattgtgtgtgtgtggttttgtgtgtACTCAGACTTCAGACATTTCCACATAATGGAAATTCACAAAATAAATAGTCCTGCATTAAGCAATATCTCATGTTTTTCAACTGTTATTTCAAAGCAGTCTTCCAATCTATAAGTGTTTGCAGCATAGTCATCATCACTA harbors:
- the tfa gene encoding transferrin-a; the protein is MKLLLVSALLGCLATVYAAPAEGMVRWCVKSEKELNKCHDLAARVADFSCVRRDDSFQCIQAIKREEADAITLDGGDIYIAGLHNYNLQPIIAEDYGEDSDTCYYAVAVAKKGTTFGFRQLRGKKSCHTGLGKSAGWNIPIGTLVTERQIQWAGIEDRPVESAVSDFFNASCAPGANTDSKLCQLCKGDCSRSHKEPYYDYAGAFQCLKDGAGEVAFIKHLTVPAAEKASYELLCKDNTRAPIDSYKTCHLARVPAHAVVSRKDTNLANHIYSKLMALKDFNLFSSDGYAAKNLMFKDSTQQLVQLPMTTDSFLYLGAEYMSTIRSLTQAQATGATSRAIKWCAVGHNEKVKCDSWTINSFTDGDSRIECQDAPTVDECIKKIMRKEADAIAVDGGEVFTAGKCGLVPVMVEQYDAVRCSDPGEASSYFAVAVVKRGSGLTWNTLQGRRSCHTGLGRTAGWNIPMGLIHKKTDNCDFTTYFSQGCAPGFEVNSPFCAKCKGSGQSVGGDRAKCKASSEEQYYGYSGAFRCLVEDAGEVAFIKHTIVPEMTDGSGPVWAQNLSSSDFELLCQDGTTQPVTNFRECHLAKVPAHAVITRPESRGEVVSILQEQQARFGSRGSDSSFNMFQTDLGKNLLFKDSTKCLQEIPSGTKFQDFLGKEYMIAMQSLRECSDNTSDLEKACTFHSCQQTHTLSPNPSTFKKPKQ